The genomic region AATCGGTGCGATTATCACATTCTTAGCCGCAACTGGGAGTTCATTGAGCCAACGTAAGGCGCAAAAGCAATGGACTAAAGAAAAAGCAGATTTAGAACAAGGTCAAGAAGCAAAAATCAAAGCCGCAGTTGAAGCAGAACAGGTTAAGCAAAAAGCAACGTATGATAAATTATTGGCTGATAAAGAGGCTGAATTACACGAAATGAATGCCAAAATGAAGCAATTAATGCAATCAAAAGAAGTTTAATTAAAAAAAGAGGCACTAACCGAATTTATTTTGGTTAGTGCCTCTTTTTTTATTAGACTTAAGTCCTATTTTTGAGCATTAGTCTTGAATGTTTGACCTATTTTGACTATCATAGAATTAGTCAATCAGTATTGACGTTTAATTCAAAAAATAAACCTAAAAAGGAATGACGTTTATGAATCCAGAACAAATGACACAAGCTGTTCAAGATGCAATTGCAGAAGCACAAAATATTGCAAAAACGCGTCATCAAACAGAAATCGATGTCCCACATTTATTTAAATATTTAATTCAACCCCAACAACTGGGTCGGCAAATCTATCAGGAAGCGGGAATTGATTTAACCGCACTTGAAAGTGAAATTGATCGCGAGATTGATACGATTCCAACAGTTGAAGGTCAAACAAACTATGGTCAAAATATTTCACAAAATCTTTATCAAGTTTTGAACGCGGCTCAAACTTACATGCAAGAGTTTCAAGATGAATTTTTATCAACTGAAACGGTTATTTTAGGGTTGATGAAGTCTAAATACAATCCGTTAGTACAATTTTTACAAAAAAATAACGTCACGACTAAACAATTAAAAGATATTATTACCAAATTAAGAGGAGGCGAGCGTGTGACATCTAAAAACCAAGAAGATAACTACCAAGCGCTTGAAAAATATGGCACTGATTTAGTGAAAGCTGTTCGTGAAGGTAAGATGGATCCCGTCATTGGTCGGGACGAAGAAATTAGAAACGTCATCCGGATTCTTTCTAGAAAGACCAAGAATAACCCAGTTTTAATCGGCGAACCCGGTGTTGGTAAAACAGCGATTGTTGAAGGCTTAGCCCAACGAATCGTTAGAAAAGACGTTCCTGATAACTTAAAGGATAAAACCATCGTCTCACTTGATATGGGGAGCTTAATTGCGGGTGCCAAATATCGTGGTGAGTTTGAAGAACGACTAAAGGCGGTCTTAAAAGAAGTTAAGAAGAGTGAAGGTCGGATTTTAGTTTTCATCGACGAAATTCACACAATCGTTGGTGCTGGGAAGACTGAAGGCAGCATGGACGCCGGTAATCTTTTGAAACCGATGTTAGCGCGTGGCGAATTACACATGATTGGCGCGACAACGCTTGACGAATATCGTCAAAACATTGAAAAAGATAAAGCCCTCGAAAGACGATTCCAAAAAGTGTTAATTCAAGAACCAACCGTTGAAGATACGATTAGTATTTTGCGGGGTTTAAAGGAACGTTTTGAAATTTTCCACGGTGTTCGTATCCATGATAATGCCCTAGTGGCGGCTGCAACGTTATCTAACCGCTACATCACAGATCGCTTCTTACCTGATAAGGCAATCGATTTAGTCGATGAAGCGAGTGCTAATATCAACGTTGAAATGAATTCGCAACCTACTGAGCTTGATCAAGCAACGCGGCAATTAATGCAATTGGAAATTGAAGAAGCGGCATTGAAGAATGAAACGGATGCGGCTTCACAAAAACGGTTAGCCGAAACGCAAAAACAATTAGCAGATTTACGGGAAACGACGAATAGCTTGAAGATGCGTTGGGAAACCGAAAAGGCTGATTTGAACAAGATTAACGACAAAAAGGAAGAATTAGACCAAGCAAAACGGCAATTAGAAGATGCCCAAAGTAACTACGATTTGGAAACAGCTGCTAAATT from Latilactobacillus sakei subsp. sakei DSM 20017 = JCM 1157 harbors:
- the clpB gene encoding ATP-dependent chaperone ClpB, which gives rise to MNPEQMTQAVQDAIAEAQNIAKTRHQTEIDVPHLFKYLIQPQQLGRQIYQEAGIDLTALESEIDREIDTIPTVEGQTNYGQNISQNLYQVLNAAQTYMQEFQDEFLSTETVILGLMKSKYNPLVQFLQKNNVTTKQLKDIITKLRGGERVTSKNQEDNYQALEKYGTDLVKAVREGKMDPVIGRDEEIRNVIRILSRKTKNNPVLIGEPGVGKTAIVEGLAQRIVRKDVPDNLKDKTIVSLDMGSLIAGAKYRGEFEERLKAVLKEVKKSEGRILVFIDEIHTIVGAGKTEGSMDAGNLLKPMLARGELHMIGATTLDEYRQNIEKDKALERRFQKVLIQEPTVEDTISILRGLKERFEIFHGVRIHDNALVAAATLSNRYITDRFLPDKAIDLVDEASANINVEMNSQPTELDQATRQLMQLEIEEAALKNETDAASQKRLAETQKQLADLRETTNSLKMRWETEKADLNKINDKKEELDQAKRQLEDAQSNYDLETAAKLQHATIPQLEQDLADLEKAEKPEDWMVQESVTENEIATVVSSQTGIPVAKLVAGDRQKLLQLADHLHERVIGQDQAVDAVTDAVLRARAGLQDPNRPLGSFLFLGPTGVGKTELAKALAEDLFDSERHMVRIDMSEYMEKYSVSRLVGAAPGYVGYEEGGQLTEAVRRNPYTIVLLDEIEKAHPDVFNILLQVLDDGRLTDSQGRTIDFKNTIIIMTSNLGSEILLDGVDDQGQISKEAANSVQALIQTKFKPEFLNRIDDTIMFTPLSLQDVEQIVVKMLADLSHRLADQEITLTISEDAKLWVAKEGYDPAFGARPLRRYITNRIETPLAKEIIAGNVLPNTTVEIGLKDNQLVFENKATD
- a CDS encoding LapA family protein, with amino-acid sequence MMKKQGRLITILILALIVVVFAVLNVDPVAINFGFTTVDWPLIIVIVVSLLIGAIITFLAATGSSLSQRKAQKQWTKEKADLEQGQEAKIKAAVEAEQVKQKATYDKLLADKEAELHEMNAKMKQLMQSKEV